Proteins encoded within one genomic window of Episyrphus balteatus chromosome 1, idEpiBalt1.1, whole genome shotgun sequence:
- the LOC129920983 gene encoding GATA zinc finger domain-containing protein 15-like produces the protein NNNNNNNNNNNNNNNNNNNNNNNNNNNNNNNNNNNNNNNNNNNNNNNNNNNNNNNNNNNNNNNNNNNNNNNNNNNNNNNNNNNNNNNNN, from the coding sequence aataataataataataataataataataataataataataataataataataataataataataataataataataataataataataataataataataataataataataataataataataataataataataataataataataataataataataataataataataataataataataataataataataataataataataataataataataataataataataataataataataataataataataataataataat
- the LOC129920979 gene encoding glycosyltransferase-like protein gnt13 has translation NNNNNNNNNNNNNNNNNNNNNNNNNNNNNNNNNNNNNNNNNNNNNNNNNNNNNNNNNNNNNNNNNNNNNNNNNNNNNNNNNNNNNNNNNNNNNNNNNNNNNNNNNN, from the coding sequence aataataataataataataataataataataataataataataataataataataataataataataataataataataataataataataataataataataataataataataataataataataataataataataataataataataataataataataataataataataataataataataataataataataataataataataataataataataataataataataataataataataataataataataataataataataataataataataataataataataataataataataataataataat